A section of the Euwallacea similis isolate ESF13 chromosome 9, ESF131.1, whole genome shotgun sequence genome encodes:
- the LOC136411018 gene encoding uncharacterized protein: MISTRENLLLRPWELRRYQNHRKKIQTATPAIDTKAPALRPHVAVKLKKLQKESERAQRIESENLILLQRLKHIMGTHWVDNYLPPQPNFLSRVAMFRPTDSGVGLEEGAVPQEEEEGRRHGRRIRKLKCLACTPLKVCPVDEGKVPWEPQRSPVGRRSKSVPPPKPTSLSRKRSSSPARAKTAQPKSLPSSTINLYRGSLKLSVLFPLDTIVDFDKRRIKEHRLCNCLLKNSPEPAT, encoded by the exons ATGATTTCAACTAGAGAGAACCTGCTGCTACGTCCTTGGGAACTGCGCAGGTACCAGAACCACAggaaaaag ATCCAGACAGCGACCCCCGCAATAGATACCAAAGCTCCGGCACTGCGCCCTCACGTCGCTGTCAAATTGAAGAAGCTGCAAAAGGAGAGTGAGAGGGCTCAGAGGATAGAAAGCGAGAACCTCATTTTACTGCAGAGGTTGAAGCATATTATGGGCACCCATTGGGTGGACAATTACCTCCCACCGCAGCCCAATTTTCTGAGCAGAGTTGCCATGTTTCGACCTACGGACTCGGGAGTTGGATTAGAGGAAGGGGCGGTTCCACAGGAGGAG GAGGAAGGGAGGAGACATGGGAGGAGAATTAGGAAGTTGAAGTGTCTGGCCTGCACTCCTTTAAAGGTTTGTCCAGTAGACGAGGGTAAGGTGCCTTGGGAGCCTCAAAGGAGCCCTGTGGGGAGGAGAAGTAAGTCAGTGCCACCCCCCAAACCTACCTCTTTATCGAGAAAGAGGAGCTCTTCTCCTGCACGTGCCAAAACTGCTCAACCCAAATCTTTGCCCAGCTCTACCATCAATCTCTACAGAGGTTCTCTAAAGCTGTCAGTGCTCTTCCCACTGGACACCATAGTGGACTTTGACAAGAGGCGAATAAAAGAACATCGGTTGTGCAACTGCCTCCTCAAAAACTCACCCGAACCTGCGACGTAG
- the LOC136410814 gene encoding 300 kDa antigen AG231-like isoform X2, giving the protein MKYSIFALFLTFFTTITTARNIKWYQRNSDEVDCSLVENQVILHPHPSSCTLYLKCDNGNVVERPCPSGTEFSPSKRICVHADQSDCTAEDDDDSDEEVVSSSEAPDGGSTQGTSEVPLETSTSRPTTTEEPTTEETTTKEPITEETTTKEPTTEEPTTGETTTEETTTEETTTKEPTTEEPTSEEPTTEEPTTEETTTEEPTTEETITEEPITEETTTKEPTTEEPTSEEPTSEEPTTEEPTTEETTTEKTTTEETITEETTTKEPTTEEPTSEEPTTEEPTTEETTTEKTTTEETITEEPITEETTTKEPTTEEPTSEEPTSEEPTTEEPTTEETTTEKTITEEPITEETTTKEPTTEEPTTEETTTEETTTEESITEESITEATTTEKSTTIKSESESPTKGPEDDSSSTTSAGSSVSLSEGGYFSQMTCVDDFSMTSSNAMPDLSDCTQYYACVSGVVTLQRCATGQRFETANGICVEGTCA; this is encoded by the exons ATGAAGTATTCTATTTTCGCCCTATTTCTGACCTTCTTCACGACTATAACTACCGCGCGCAACATTA AATGGTATCAGCGAAACAGTGATGAAGTGGACTGCAGCCTTGTTGAGAATCAGGTGATTTTGCATCCTCACCCTAGCAGCTGCACCCTGTATCTGAAATGCGACAATGGGAATGTGGTGGAGCGACCCTGTCCCTCTGGTACCGAATTCAGCCCCTCTAAAAGGATTTGCGTGCATGCTGATCAATCCGACTGCACTGCTGAAGATGATGATGATAGCGATGAG GAAGTAGTATCTTCGAGTGAAGCTCCTGATGGAGGATCGACACAAGGAACCTCAGAAGTGCCTTTAGAAACTTCTACTTCAAGGCCTACTACCACCGAAGAACCTACCACCGAAGAAACTACTACCAAAGAACCTATCACTGAAGAAACTACTACCAAAGAACCTACCACCGAAGAACCTACCACCGGAGAAACTACCACTGAAGAAACCACCACCGAAGAAACTACTACCAAAGAACCTACCACCGAAGAACCTACCAGCGAAGAACCTACCACCGAAGAACCTACCACTGAAGAAACTACCACCGAAGAACCTACCACTGAAGAAACTATCACCGAAGAACCTATCACCGAAGAAACTACTACCAAAGAACCTACCACCGAAGAACCTACCAGTGAAGAACCTACCAGCGAAGAACCTACCACAGAAGAACCTACCACTGAAGAAACTACCACTGAAAAAACTACCACTGAAGAAACTATCACCGAAGAAACTACTACCAAAGAACCTACCACCGAAGAACCTACCAGCGAAGAACCTACCACAGAAGAACCTACCACTGAAGAAACTACCACTGAAAAAACTACCACTGAAGAAACTATCACCGAAGAACCTATCACCGAAGAAACTACTACCAAAGAACCTACCACCGAAGAACCTACCAGTGAAGAACCTACCAGCGAAGAACCTACCACCGAAGAACCTACCACTGAAGAAACTACCACTGAAAAAACTATCACCGAAGAACCTATCACCGAAGAAACTACTACCAAAGAACCTACCACCGAAGAACCTACCACAGAAGAAACTACCACCGAAGAAACTACCACCGAAGAATCTATCACCGAAGAATCTATCACCGAAGCAACTACCACCGAAAAATCTACCACCATAAAATCTGAATCAGAGTCTCCTACAAAAGGCCCCGAAGATGATTCCTCTTCCACGACTTCTGCAGGGTCTTCTGTTTCATTGTCTGAAG GAGGGTACTTCTCCCAGATGACCTGTGTTGATGATTTTTCCATGACCAG TTCAAATGCAATGCCAGACCTTAGCGACTGCACTCAGTACTACGCATGCGTGTCAGGAGTAGTAACCCTACAAAGATGCGCAACCGGCCAACGCTTCGAAACCGCCAACGGCATATGCGTAGAAGGCACCTGCGCGTAA
- the LOC136410814 gene encoding 300 kDa antigen AG231-like isoform X1, translated as MKYSIFALFLTFFTTITTARNIKWYQRNSDEVDCSLVENQVILHPHPSSCTLYLKCDNGNVVERPCPSGTEFSPSKRICVHADQSDCTAEDDDDSDEEVVSSSEAPDGGSTQGTSEVPLETSTSRPTTTEEPTTEETTTKEPITEETTTKEPTTEEPTTGETTTEETTTEETTTKEPTTEEPTSEEPTTEEPTTEETTTEEPTTEETITEEPITEETTTKEPTTEEPTSEEPTSEEPTTEEPTTEETTTEKTTTEETITEETTTKEPTTEEPTSEEPTTEEPTTEETTTEKTTTEETITEEPITEETTTKEPTTEEPTSEEPTSEEPTTEEPTTEETTTEKTITEEPITEETTTKEPTTEEPTTEETTTEETTTEESITEESITEATTTEKSTTIKSESESPTKGPEDDSSSTTSAGSSVSLSEGSSSPLPPEKNTSVAKVNLSAIEGGYFSQMTCVDDFSMTSSNAMPDLSDCTQYYACVSGVVTLQRCATGQRFETANGICVEGTCA; from the exons ATGAAGTATTCTATTTTCGCCCTATTTCTGACCTTCTTCACGACTATAACTACCGCGCGCAACATTA AATGGTATCAGCGAAACAGTGATGAAGTGGACTGCAGCCTTGTTGAGAATCAGGTGATTTTGCATCCTCACCCTAGCAGCTGCACCCTGTATCTGAAATGCGACAATGGGAATGTGGTGGAGCGACCCTGTCCCTCTGGTACCGAATTCAGCCCCTCTAAAAGGATTTGCGTGCATGCTGATCAATCCGACTGCACTGCTGAAGATGATGATGATAGCGATGAG GAAGTAGTATCTTCGAGTGAAGCTCCTGATGGAGGATCGACACAAGGAACCTCAGAAGTGCCTTTAGAAACTTCTACTTCAAGGCCTACTACCACCGAAGAACCTACCACCGAAGAAACTACTACCAAAGAACCTATCACTGAAGAAACTACTACCAAAGAACCTACCACCGAAGAACCTACCACCGGAGAAACTACCACTGAAGAAACCACCACCGAAGAAACTACTACCAAAGAACCTACCACCGAAGAACCTACCAGCGAAGAACCTACCACCGAAGAACCTACCACTGAAGAAACTACCACCGAAGAACCTACCACTGAAGAAACTATCACCGAAGAACCTATCACCGAAGAAACTACTACCAAAGAACCTACCACCGAAGAACCTACCAGTGAAGAACCTACCAGCGAAGAACCTACCACAGAAGAACCTACCACTGAAGAAACTACCACTGAAAAAACTACCACTGAAGAAACTATCACCGAAGAAACTACTACCAAAGAACCTACCACCGAAGAACCTACCAGCGAAGAACCTACCACAGAAGAACCTACCACTGAAGAAACTACCACTGAAAAAACTACCACTGAAGAAACTATCACCGAAGAACCTATCACCGAAGAAACTACTACCAAAGAACCTACCACCGAAGAACCTACCAGTGAAGAACCTACCAGCGAAGAACCTACCACCGAAGAACCTACCACTGAAGAAACTACCACTGAAAAAACTATCACCGAAGAACCTATCACCGAAGAAACTACTACCAAAGAACCTACCACCGAAGAACCTACCACAGAAGAAACTACCACCGAAGAAACTACCACCGAAGAATCTATCACCGAAGAATCTATCACCGAAGCAACTACCACCGAAAAATCTACCACCATAAAATCTGAATCAGAGTCTCCTACAAAAGGCCCCGAAGATGATTCCTCTTCCACGACTTCTGCAGGGTCTTCTGTTTCATTGTCTGAAGGTTCGTCTTCTCCGTTACCCCCTGAAAAAAATACCAGTGTGGCTAAGGTGAATCTTTCTGCTATTGAAG GAGGGTACTTCTCCCAGATGACCTGTGTTGATGATTTTTCCATGACCAG TTCAAATGCAATGCCAGACCTTAGCGACTGCACTCAGTACTACGCATGCGTGTCAGGAGTAGTAACCCTACAAAGATGCGCAACCGGCCAACGCTTCGAAACCGCCAACGGCATATGCGTAGAAGGCACCTGCGCGTAA
- the LOC136410900 gene encoding uncharacterized protein: protein MKVPVLDILAILFLTDSAMAYSAGIDCSLPKNQKIFHPHPSSCNLYIQCFSGIVLERFCPVGTEFSPSMRWCIHERESDCVIEASGEEEGEGAEENEGDGEGVTQGGTEGDSDAVTEGNDEGISEEESERETTTEVTENVTESVTEEVNEENGVENEEDDAENNFSGEDGRSDENNITRPDLGENENDADEDYYDDYFDDDLDYSHEIEGDNNNADQDNKNDDADHDNDGDANDDDNDDDYGDNGSAEDETYDSADVNDDHDYGEREDEPDKHVPTPEEICQAYSSRFFYSYHPFDCAAYIVCNFGKVIELRCSVGKYFDPSLALCVKNSGECISTF from the exons ATGAAAGTTCCAGTTCTCGACATTTTAGCGATTCTGTTCCTCACAGACTCAGCCATGGCTTACT CCGCAGGAATCGATTGCTCATTACCGAAGAATCAAAAGATTTTCCATCCTCATCCCAGCAGCTGCAACTTGTACATTCAGTGCTTTAGTGGAATCGTGCTGGAACGCTTCTGTCCTGTAGGGACGGAGTTTAGTCCTTCAATGAGATGGTGCATACATGAGAGGGAATCTGACTGCGTCATTGAGGCCAGTGGGGAGGAGGAAGGAGAAGGAGCAGAAGAGAATGAAGGGGACGGGGAAGGGGTGACTCAGGGTGGTACTGAGGGAGATAGTGATGCAGTTACTGAAGGAAATGATGAGGGAATTAGTGAGGAAGAAAGTGAAAGAGAAACAACTACAGAAGTGACTGAAAATGTCACTGAAAGCGTCACTGAAGaagtaaatgaagaaaatggtgtagaaaatgaagaagatgatgcagaaaacaatttttccgGTGAAGATGGAAGGAGTgacgaaaataatattactcGTCCTGACTTAGGAGAGAATGAAAATGACGCTGATGAAGATTATTACgatgattattttgatgacGATTTAGATTATAGTCATGAGATTGAGGGAGATAATAATAATGCTGATcaagataataaaaatgatgatgCTGACCATGATAATGATGGCGATGCCAATGATGACGACAACGATGATGATTATGGTGATAATGGTTCTGCTGAAGATGAAACTTACGATAGTGCTGATGTAAATGATGATCATGATTATGGCGAAAGAGAAGATGAGCCTGATAAGCACGTTCCGACACCTGAGGAAATTTGCCAAGCGTACTCCAGCAG ATTCTTCTACTCTTATCACCCCTTCGATTGCGCTGCTTACATCGTCTGTAATTTTGGGAAAGTAATAGAGTTACGATGCTCTGTAGGGAAGTACTTCGACCCCTCTTTAGCACTCTGCGTTAAGAATTCTGGGGAATGCATATCTACGTTTTAA
- the LOC136410899 gene encoding cell surface glycoprotein 1-like, translated as MHLILHGAFIVALLRAAIAQTPQLTLDECFDKYERGIYPHPEDCNKFLSCATIEPLDCPAGLHFNPTEFVCDWPANAGCMKVTTPASDQLSEPTTTGKSETPGDVSDPQSKTTSSTPPERDSSTPGESEKPSEAVTTTPSKETTSSDSKKPTEITPKSVSTDSIESVTTLSTSRESQKPTESDKPSESSTIIPSTQSSQTTLNSQTTPMRSTIETEGSTSKLTTPSDTQKPTGSEKPSELSTTTPSSHTTTTEPEKPSETTPKQTPTESEQSTIKSTTPSDGQKSTESEKPFESVTTVPSTALPQTTPSSSEKPSEVTSKPTTIESEKGTSKMTTPSDTQKPTGPDKSSQSITTTPSIQTTTSESEKPLETTSKQAPTESDQSTTKLTSPSDAQKPTESEKPSELVTTTPSSQSQETTPNDSDKPSTNQSTDKSPQTTPKDSEKPKEPLETTPKVSSTDSEGSTSKPTTPSDTHKSFESDKSSESDKSSTTPSTNESPQTTPRDSEKSEEPLGTTSQSSPSDSDDKPSSPGKTPLLDKTETPFTDSKKPATPPNKPPQPDQTTENSLSSPSDSDQLPPEPTHPSESKQPSQSTLATKAPPCDPNTQPSCETMQPPLERVPPTQGPGEAVDLQSRFKEDDNREPLTEPPPAPEGYSLRNCLAQHKFGIYAHDSDPSKFYMCTKIRPLELTCREGLEFDQGSYGCNRPKATTPMPPPDLGIRECISKYHRGVFAHPTDCAKFYACSKAGPVEKMCPLGLNFNPNKMVCDWPSRHCVSPAAKTRDQILRSMKRDNIFPDLIDRCPDKLAEVAFPSGGQVDLGKPLTPSQALQPPSIYWEADKRSFYTLCMVDPDGSSKEGPSQWNHWMVGNIPGNKISQGQPLAEYLPPCPQQNSPPHRYTYMIYKQPSKLQFQEPQIPANSFQNRDRFNLRNFTQKYQLGQPIAGNYFKCSWDKSVPQTLQRIMFQPPKFSMAIIGPGSRSGYSNSYSYSYSFKSG; from the exons ATGCATTTAATCTTGCATGGTGCATTTATCGTTGCCCTCTTAAGGGCGGCAATTGCCCAAACCCCAC AACTCACCCTCGACGAGTGCTTCGATAAGTACGAGCGCGGAATTTACCCTCACCCTGAAGATTGCAATAAGTTCCTGTCATGCGCTACCATCGAGCCATTGGACTGCCCCGCGGGGCTGCATTTCAATCCCACGGAGTTCGTGTGTGATTGGCCGGCCAATGCCGGGTGTATGAAAGTGACCACGCCCGCTTCGGACCAGCTTTCTGAGCCTACGACAACCGGGAAGTCTGAGACACCAGGAGACGTTTCTGATCCTCAGAGTAAAACCACGTCCTCTACACCCCCTGAGAGGGATTCTAGTACACCGGGTGAGTCAGAAAAACCTTCTGAGGCTGTCACTACTACACCGTCAAAAGAAACAACGTCAAGTGATTCAAAAAAACCCACAGAAATTACTCCGAAGTCTGTTTCAACTGACTCCATAGAAAGTGTTACTACGTTAAGTACTTCTAGAGAATCTCAGAAGCCTACTGAATCTGATAAACCTTCTGAATCTTCAACAATAATTCCATCAACTCAGTCATCTCAAACTACGCTTAACTCTCAAACTACCCCTATGCGATCTACAATTGAGACCGAGGGAAGCACCTCTAAACTGACCACTCCTAGTGATACTCAGAAGCCTACTGGCTCTGAAAAGCCGTCTGAATTATCCACTACAACTCCTTCGAGCCATACTACCACCACTGAACCAGAAAAACCCTCAGAAACCACCCCTAAACAAACTCCAACTGAGTCTGAACAAAGCACTATTAAATCAACCACTCCTAGTGATGGTCAGAAGTCTACTGAGTCTGAAAAACCTTTCGAATCTGTCACTACTGTCCCTTCAACTGCGCTACCTCAAACCACGCCTAGTAGCTCAGAAAAACCTTCTGAAGTTACCTCTAAACCTACTACAATTGAGTCCGAGAAAGGCACCTCCAAAATGACCACTCCTAGTGATACTCAGAAGCCTACTGGCCCTGATAAATCGTCTCAATCCATCACTACAACTCCTTCAATTCAAACTACCACCAGTGAGTCAGAAAAACCCTTAGAAACCACTTCTAAACAAGCTCCAACTGAATCTGACCAAAGCACCACCAAACTGACCTCTCCTAGTGATGCTCAGAAGCCTACTGAGTCTGAAAAACCTTCTGAATTGGTCACCACTACTCCTTCAAGTCAGTCACAAGAAACCACGCCTAATGACTCTGATAAACCTTCAACTAATCAGTCAACAGATAAATCGCCCCAAACGACCCCTAAAGACTCAGAAAAACCTAAAGAACCTTTAGAAACTACTCCTAAAGTGTCTTCGACAGATTCTGAGGGAAGCACTTCCAAACCAACCACTCCTAGTGATACTCATAAATCTTTTGAGTCTGATAAATCTTCTGAGTCTGATAAATCTTCAACTACCCCTTCAACGAATGAGTCACCTCAAACAACACCTAGAGACTCAGAAAAATCCGAAGAACCTTTAGGAACAACTTCCCAATCTTCCCCTAGCGATTCTGATGATAAACCATCAAGCCCAGGTAAAACTCCTCTTTTAGACAAAACTGAAACACCTTTCACAGACTCAAAAAAACCAGCTACACCTCCAAACAAACCCCCTCAGCCTGATCAAACCACTGAGAACTCTCTGAGCTCCCCTTCAGACTCGGATCAACTTCCTCCAGAACCCACTCACCCCAGTGAGTCCAAACAACCCTCTCAATCAACTTTGGCAACTAAAGCTCCTCCTTGTGATCCAAATACTCAACCTTCATGCGAGACTATGCAACCTCCTTTAGAGAGGGTTCCTCCTACGCAGGGGCCTGGAGAGGCTGTAGATCTGCAGAGCAGGTTTAAGGAGGACGATAATCGGGAGCCCCTAACTGAGCCCCCTCCAGCCCCAGAGGGCTACAGCCTCAGAAATTGTCTTGCGCAACACAAGTTTGGGATTTACGCGCATGATTCTGATCCCAGCAAATTTTACATGTGCACCAAAATCAGGCCCTTGGAGCTGACTTGCAGGGAAGGGTTGGAGTTTGATCAGGGAAGTTATGGATGTAACAGGCCGAAAGCTACTACTCCTATGCCTCCTCCTG atTTGGGGATTAGGGAGTGCATCTCCAAATATCACAGAGGAGTATTTGCACACCCCACTGACTGCGCGAAGTTCTACGCATGTTCCAAGGCAGGTCCAGTTGAGAAAATGTGCCCTCTAGGGCTAAACTTCAACCCCAATAAAATGGTTTGTGATTGGCCGTCCAGGCATTGCGTCAGTCCCGCAGCCAAGACCAGGGATCAGA TTCTCAGGTCGATGAAAAGAGACAACATCTTCCCGGATCTGATAGATCGTTGCCCGGACAAACTGGCAGAAGTAGCGTTTCCCAGTGGAGGACAAGTGGATCTAGGGAAACCCCTGACTCCCTCGCAAGCACTGCAGCCACCCAGCATCTACTGGGAGGCTGATAAGAGGTCCTTCTACACCCTTTGCATGGTCGATCCGGACGGTTCAAGCAAAGAGGGACCCTCCCAATGGAATCACTGGATGGTGGGGAATATTcctggaaataaaatttcccaGGGGCAACCACTGGCGGAGTACCTCCCTCCTTGTCCCCAACAAAACTCCCCTCCTCATAGGTATACTTACATGATCTATAAGCAGCCCAGTAAATTGCAGTTCCAGGAGCCGCAGATTCCAGCTAATTCTTTCCAGAACAGGGATAGGTTTAATTTGAGGAACTTTACCCAGAAGTACCAATTGGGACAACCTATTGCTGGGAACTATTTCAAGTGCAGTTGGGATAAGTCAGTACCGCAGACTTTGCAGAGGATCATGTTTCAACCTCCGAAGTTCAGCATGGCTATTATTGGGCCTGGATCCAGGTCCGGGTATAGTAACTCCTATTCGTACTCTTATAGCTTCAAGTCTGGGTGA
- the Dlc90F gene encoding dynein light chain Tctex-type, protein MEKTSQEILEQDLQEEGQFVVDDVSKIIKDAIENVIGGNSYQQNKVNNWTTAVVEACTSELTKLMKPYKYIVTCTIMQKNGAGLHTASSCYWDNNTDGSCTVRWENKTMFCIVSVYGLAI, encoded by the coding sequence ATGGAAAAGACTTCCCAGGAGATCCTGGAACAAGACCTGCAAGAGGAAGGCCAATTTGTGGTAGACGACGTCAGCAAGATTATAAAAGACGCCATAGAGAATGTGATTGGGGGCAACAGCTACCagcaaaataaagttaataattGGACGACTGCAGTAGTGGAGGCCTGCACCTCAGAACTTACCAAGCTAATGAAACCCTACAAATACATTGTGACATGCACTATAATGCAAAAGAATGGGGCGGGACTGCACACTGCCAGCTCATGTTATTGGGATAATAATACTGATGGGAGCTGCACTGTTCGCTGGGAGAATAAAACTATGTTTTGCATCGTTTCTGTGTACGGGCTGGCCATTTaa
- the CcnQ gene encoding cyclin-Q — protein MKDVIDVMELQREKTRRATSVDYRQLEFLGGFTPAMFIFECGKKLNAQPLTLATAAVTMHRFFKEVDHSSYCCYLIGASSLYLAGKEKDDPLKIRDIINVAHNTLHRGSSPLEISDEYWSMRDAIVQAEFLIQRILKFEERIVHPHKYMLHYLKSMEGWLGKETWETVPVAKLAAAFLQDFHLDSAVLDYPPQHIAVACISLALQCYGVQLPLMEDLDDEAWYSVFVKDLQKDKHWEIMEKIMEVFNKEEIH, from the exons atgaaagacgTAATTGATGTAATGGAGCTCCAACGGGAGAAAACCCGCCGCGCCACCTCAGTTGACTACAGACAGCTCGAATTCCTAGGGGGCTTCACTCCTGCCATGTTCATCTTTGAAtgtgggaaaaaattaaatgcacaGCCCCTTACTTTGGCCACTGCTGCAGTCACAATGCACCGGTTTTTTAAGGAAGTTGATCATTCCTCCTATTGTTGCTat TTAATTGGGGCCTCATCATTATACCTTGCGGGCAAAGAAAAGGATGACCCTCTAAAGATCAGGGACATCATCAATGTGGCCCATAACACTCTGCACCGAGGTTCTAGCCCCTTGGAAATCAGTGACGAGTATTGGAGCATGAGGGATGCCATTGTTCAAGCTGAATTTCTCATCCaacgtattttaaaatttgaagagcGTATAGTGCATCCACATAAGTACATGCTGCACTATTTAAAGAGCATGGAAGGATG gttagGAAAAGAGACATGGGAGACAGTTCCTGTAGCAAAGCTTGCAGCGGCTTTTTTGCAAGATTTTCACTTGGACTCAGCAGTTTTAGACTATCCTCCTCAACATATTGCTGTGGCATGTATCTCCCTAGCACTGCAGTGCTATGGAGTGCAACTGCCTCTGATGGAGGACCTTGACGACGAGGCCTGGTATTCTGTGTTTGTTAAAGATTTGCAAAAAGACAAACATTGGGAGATCATGGAGAAGATTATGGAGGTGTTCAATAAGGAAGAAATCCATTAA
- the Arr2 gene encoding arrestin homolog: MVVAIKVFKKSTPNGKITVYLSKRDFIDHLDHTDPIDGVVVIEDGYLQGRRVFCSVVTVYRYGREEDEVMGVKFSKEMTIASTQVVPSRKEKGELTTIQEKLVKKMGPNAFPFIFKFPEMAPCSVTLQPGEDDQGKPLGVEYYVKCWVGSNEEDKGHRRSTVQLAIKKLQFAPAGRAGNRLPSSVISKGFTFSSGKINLEVTLDKEIYYHGEKIGANVMIGNNSRKQVRNIKVYVVQHCEVTMVNAQFSKYVASLETREGCPITPGASFTKVVYLVPLASSNKDRRGVALDGRLRDDDVNLASSTLVPEGKCPVDAIGIVISYSLRVKLNCGTLGGELVTDVPFKLLNPAPGSMDRERALALKKTKSIERARYDNDDDDNIVFEDFARFRMSRDELE, encoded by the exons ATGGTGGTTGCTATCAAGGTATTCAAGAAGTCCACCCCTAATGGTAAGATTACAGTCTACCTAAGCAAGCGTGACTTCATCGACCATCTCGACCATACTGACCCCATCGATGGAGTGGTGGTCATCGAGGATGGATACCTTCAG GGTCGCCGAGTATTCTGCTCGGTGGTCACGGTGTACCGCTACGGGCGAGAGGAGGACGAGGTCATGGGCGTTAAATTCAGCAAAGAAATGACCATTGCATCCACCCAAGTAGTCCCCTCCAGGAAGGAAAAAGGGGAGCTGACCACTATCCAggaaaaattggtcaaaaaGATGGGCCCCAATGCTTTTCCTTTTATCTTTAAGTTTCCGGAAATGGCTCCATGCTCAGTAACTTTACAACCTGGTGAGGACGACCAAGGGAAGCCTCTGGGGGTGGAATATTACGTTAAGTGCTGGGTTGGCAGTAATGAAGAGGACAAAGGACATCGCAGAAGTACAGTGCAGCTGGCAATTAAGAAACTACAATTTGCTCCTGCTGGACGCGCAGGCAACCGCCTCCCATCCTCGGTGATCTCCAAGGGATTTACCTTCTCTAGCGGGAAGATCAACTTGGAAGTAACCCTGGATAAGGAGATTTACTATCACGGGGAGAAGATCGGGGCCAATGTCATGATCGGTAATAATTCGCGAAAGCAAGTGCGCAACATCAAAGTCTACGTCGTGCAGCATTGCGAGGTTACTATGGTTAACGCTCAGTTTTCCAAGTATGTAGCAAGTTTGGAAACCCGAGAGGGATGTCCCATTACTCCAGGGGCCAGTTTCACTAAGGTGGTCTATTTGGTTCCTCTGGCTTCCTCCAATAAGGACCGCAGAGGGGTGGCTTTGGATGGGCGCTTAAGAGATGACGATGTTAACTTGGCCAGCTCAACTTTG GTCCCTGAGGGCAAATGCCCAGTGGATGCCATTGGTATTGTGATCTCCTACTCCTTGAGGGTGAAACTCAACTGCGGCACTTTAGGCGGAGAGTTGGTCACTGACGTTCCCTTCAAGCTCCTCAACCCCGCACCCGGGTCTATGGATCGGGAGAGGGCTTTGGCCCTCAAGAAGACCAAGTCTATTGAAAG GGCTCGCTACGACAATGACGATGACGACAACATAGTCTTCGAGGATTTTGCCCGCTTCCGCATGTCCCGGGACGAATTGGAATGA